A single region of the Streptomyces sp. ITFR-16 genome encodes:
- a CDS encoding LacI family DNA-binding transcriptional regulator: protein MVDGVSVPLPRGPGTGGALRLSDIAGQASVSEATVSRVLNGKPGVADTTRQRVLAALDILGYERPVRLRQRSAGLIGLVTPELTNPIFPAFAQSVEQVLAGHGYTPVLCTQLPGGATEDELVEQLVERGVGGIVFLSGLHADTSADPARYAALTDRGVPFVLINGYNERISAPFVSPDDTAAVRMAVGHLAELGHRKVGLAIGPQRYVPSRRKRDGFVDAAVSLLGLDRSEAGLLVCSTLFSVEGGQVAAGALLDRGCTGIVCGSDLMALGVVRAARDRGLDVPRDVSVVGFDDSQLIAFTDPPLTTVRQPVQAMAAAAVGALLEEIGGSPVQRTEYVFQPELVVRGSTAALRSP from the coding sequence GTGGTGGACGGTGTGAGTGTTCCCCTGCCGCGGGGCCCCGGCACGGGCGGCGCGCTGAGACTGTCGGACATCGCCGGCCAGGCGTCCGTCAGCGAGGCGACCGTCAGCCGGGTGCTCAACGGCAAGCCGGGCGTCGCGGACACCACGCGTCAGCGGGTGCTCGCGGCGCTCGACATCCTGGGCTACGAACGCCCGGTACGGCTGCGGCAGCGCAGCGCCGGGCTGATCGGACTGGTGACGCCCGAGCTCACCAACCCGATCTTCCCGGCGTTCGCCCAGTCCGTGGAGCAGGTGCTCGCCGGGCACGGCTACACCCCGGTGCTCTGCACCCAACTGCCCGGCGGCGCCACCGAGGACGAGCTCGTCGAGCAGCTCGTCGAACGGGGCGTCGGCGGCATCGTGTTCCTCTCCGGGCTGCACGCCGACACCTCGGCCGACCCGGCGCGCTATGCCGCGCTGACCGACCGGGGCGTGCCGTTCGTGCTCATCAACGGCTACAACGAGCGGATCAGCGCACCGTTCGTCTCGCCCGACGACACCGCCGCCGTGCGGATGGCCGTCGGGCATCTCGCCGAACTCGGCCACCGCAAGGTCGGCCTGGCCATCGGACCGCAGCGCTATGTGCCCTCCCGCCGCAAGCGGGACGGCTTCGTGGACGCGGCGGTCTCGCTGCTGGGGCTCGACCGCTCCGAGGCCGGACTCCTGGTGTGCTCCACGCTGTTCAGCGTCGAGGGCGGTCAGGTGGCGGCCGGTGCGCTGCTGGACCGGGGGTGCACGGGCATCGTCTGCGGCAGCGACCTGATGGCGCTGGGCGTGGTGCGCGCGGCCCGGGACCGGGGACTCGATGTGCCCCGCGACGTCTCGGTGGTCGGCTTCGACGACTCACAGCTCATCGCGTTCACCGACCCGCCGCTGACCACCGTGCGCCAGCCCGTGCAGGCGATGGCGGCGGCCGCGGTGGGCGCGCTGCTGGAGGAGATCGGCGGAAGTCCCGTGCAGCGCACGGAGTACGTGTTCCAGCCGGAGCTGGTCGTCCGGGGCTCGACGGCGGCGCTGCGGAGCCCGTGA
- a CDS encoding carbohydrate-binding module family 20 domain-containing protein, with translation MARRPLSAALALLAGAAALVVPATHAEAAAPGAKDVTAVLFEWKFDSVAQACKDTLGPAGYGFVQVSPPQEHIQGGQWWTSYQPVSYRIAGRLGDRTSFARMIGACHSAGVKVVADSVINHMTSGSGTGTGGTPYTKYDYPGLYSSYDMDDCTSQISNYGDRANVQNCELVGLADLDTGEDYVRGRIAGYLDDLLSLGVDGFRIDAAKHMPAGDLANIKSRLSNPDAYWKQEAIHGAGEAVSPDEYTGNGDVQEFRYARSLKQVFNNENLANLRNFGEGWGFMPSSKAAVFVDNHDTERGGDTLNYKDGATYTLASVFMLAWPYGSPDVHSGYEWTDKDAGPPNGGTVNACYSDGWKCQHAWREISSMVGFRNTARGEGVTDWWDDGGDRIAFGRGSKAYVAINHEGSSLTRTFQTSLPAGDYCDVQSGRGVTVDGSGRFTATLGAGTALALHTGARTCGAGPTDPADPGTGTSGASFGVSATTQPGQNIYVTGDRSVLGGWNPAAALKLDPAAYPVWKLDVSLPAGTSFAYKYIRKDASGNVTWESGANRTATVPASGKVALTADVWRN, from the coding sequence ATGGCACGCAGACCCCTGTCTGCCGCGCTCGCACTGCTCGCCGGCGCCGCCGCCCTCGTGGTCCCCGCCACGCACGCCGAGGCCGCCGCCCCGGGCGCCAAGGACGTCACCGCCGTCCTGTTCGAGTGGAAGTTCGACTCCGTCGCCCAGGCGTGCAAGGACACCCTCGGTCCCGCCGGTTACGGCTTCGTCCAGGTCTCACCGCCCCAGGAGCACATCCAGGGCGGGCAGTGGTGGACCTCGTACCAGCCGGTCAGCTACAGGATCGCCGGACGGCTCGGCGACCGCACGTCCTTCGCCCGCATGATCGGCGCCTGCCACAGCGCGGGCGTCAAGGTCGTCGCGGACTCGGTCATCAACCACATGACCAGCGGTTCGGGCACCGGCACGGGCGGCACCCCGTACACGAAGTACGACTACCCCGGGCTGTACTCCTCGTACGACATGGACGACTGCACCTCCCAGATCAGCAACTACGGCGACCGCGCCAACGTCCAGAACTGCGAGCTCGTCGGGCTCGCCGACCTGGACACCGGTGAGGACTACGTACGCGGCAGGATCGCCGGCTACCTCGACGACCTGCTCTCGCTGGGCGTCGACGGCTTCCGCATCGACGCGGCCAAGCACATGCCCGCCGGTGACCTCGCCAACATCAAGTCGCGGCTGAGCAACCCGGATGCCTACTGGAAGCAGGAGGCCATCCACGGCGCGGGCGAGGCCGTCTCGCCCGACGAGTACACCGGGAACGGGGACGTCCAGGAGTTCCGCTACGCCCGCAGTCTCAAGCAGGTCTTCAACAACGAGAACCTCGCCAACCTGAGGAACTTCGGCGAGGGATGGGGCTTCATGCCCTCCTCGAAGGCCGCGGTGTTCGTCGACAACCACGACACCGAGCGGGGCGGCGACACGCTGAACTACAAGGACGGCGCCACCTACACGCTCGCCAGCGTGTTCATGCTGGCGTGGCCCTACGGCTCGCCCGACGTCCACTCCGGCTACGAGTGGACGGACAAGGACGCCGGCCCGCCCAACGGCGGCACGGTGAACGCCTGCTACAGCGACGGCTGGAAGTGCCAGCACGCCTGGCGCGAGATCTCCTCCATGGTCGGCTTCCGCAACACCGCACGCGGTGAGGGCGTCACCGACTGGTGGGACGACGGCGGCGACCGGATCGCCTTCGGGCGCGGCTCCAAGGCCTATGTCGCGATCAACCACGAGGGCTCCTCGCTGACCCGGACGTTCCAGACCTCGCTGCCCGCCGGCGACTACTGCGACGTCCAGTCCGGCAGGGGCGTCACGGTCGACGGCTCCGGCCGGTTCACCGCGACCCTCGGTGCCGGCACCGCCCTGGCCCTGCACACCGGCGCCCGCACCTGCGGCGCAGGACCGACGGACCCGGCCGACCCCGGGACGGGCACCTCCGGTGCCTCCTTCGGCGTCAGCGCCACCACCCAGCCCGGCCAGAACATCTACGTCACCGGCGACCGGTCCGTCCTCGGCGGCTGGAACCCGGCCGCCGCACTGAAGCTGGACCCGGCCGCGTACCCCGTCTGGAAGCTCGATGTGAGCCTGCCCGCCGGTACGTCGTTCGCGTACAAGTACATCCGCAAGGACGCGAGCGGCAACGTCACCTGGGAGAGCGGTGCCAACCGCACGGCGACCGTTCCCGCCTCCGGCAAGGTGGCGCTGACGGCGGACGTCTGGCGGAACTGA